CAGCGTTCCTCCTACTCCCTTCCTCAGTGTCCTCGTGTCACTGAACCTCACTGCCTCCTCTCCTGATCACATTTCTGTAAGGCCTGTTTGTCAGAGTCGGCCATTTCAGGGCGCCCTCCTCacctcctgtctactttctgacTAACTCTAGTGGTAGATGAGCTCCATTACCTACTGTATAAACCATCATTCGTATTCTTGGCAATACTTCCCGTTCTTGACGGTGACTCGAGTTGCACCTCATTAGTATTTAGCCACCGAATGTCGCTTGCTGTGATATTCACTTTATTTTCATTGAaatgattcattttgttttgtaaaattaacAACTTGTTGTAATCAGGAATTGAATTTTGCTCCCCTAAAGTTTCTTCTTGTCATCCCTACCACTGATCCACCacagtcaaactgaccaatcagattgcgcGGAGTGACCGGACACTCTATACATTTACTTCTTtgacttttttctcatttatatttcTGCTCCTCTAACCTATAACCCTTACTCACCGTTTACCGTCAGGTTGACAGCTGTAGAGTTTGTCGTCCCGTAGTCGTTTGTGGCTTCACAGTGATAAGACCCCGCGTGACTCGCATTAAACTTGCTGATGTGGAGTTGATCCCCTGATCCTACTTGGCCGCTGTTCTCCTTGACCCAGGTGTAGCGGCCTGGTGGGTTGGCCAAGGCTGTACAGTTTAAAGTCACCGATGTCCCTTCTTCTATACCAGTGGTGGGATGTCCTGTGATGACAACATTCCTGGGggcatctaaaataaaaaaaatggttaagGGTATATTTTATAGGATTTCTTTTTCATGTCTCTGTCTGCAGCCCTGACTGAACTCTCACTCTGCACAACTCACACATTTAAAACTCTCAAAATACGACTCACagaaaacattcagaagaaaactTGGGGACCTGACGTGTCCAGTCTGACACCAGTAACTGCCGTGGTCCTCATAGGAGGCTCTCTGAAGCTCAAGTTTCTGTgaggtttcttttaaatgttgtccTTTTCTGAACCAGAAGACGCGGTCGGTGAGACTGCAATTCATTTGGCACTCCAGGGTCACTGCTTCGTTTTCTTTTAACGTCATTGGTGTTGCTTTAATCTTTAGACCTTCAAAAGAATtagaaaacaacaataataataacaataataataataataataataataataataataataataacaataataataataataataataataataataataataataataataataataataataatatctgttCAGTGTCTGCTCTCAAGTGTTTTCAGTTTCACGTGTTTTACTGTTAAGGTGAGCAAACCAGCAGATCTGACCACCTCGACATCACCACATAGAATAATCAGTCAGTCTGAGAGGAATCAGCCAAGAAGACGTCCATCCTGTGGACACTTAACATATCGAGTGGCCATCACTGCCCTGGTGACAAAGATATCAAAAGCATTTATCATATATCCTGTAAAATGGAAGGACACTGGATATGGAGTTTAGTAATGTATGGGATCAGCTGAGCACCAAGTAGAAAAAccttgaaataatttaattaaataaacacatcatttaatttattttatactgtagttGTGTCACATTTCTCCAATTCCAGGTGTAACCCAAGTTCATCATCAGGTGCAATCACTCATAAATCTTATAGGCAGGCAGGATTGATAATAatcatcctcatcctcatcctcatcatcatcattatatgGTGTGTGTATCCAGAGGTCCTGCCAACTCAACTCAAACTGTGCCATCAGCTTCACCTCCACCATAAATGAAGTTCACAAATCATTTCTTTATTACCTGTGATTGTGACCTTCACTCCAGGTAATTGTGTCCATTTATAATCAGTCCATTTACTATCAATCCACCATCCCTCCTCGTATCTAAACTTGTAGTAGCCGCTCTCCTCTCTGCTCACGTTGCTGATCTTTATGCCACAAGTCGTGTGTTTGTTCCCTAAGAACTCAACTCGCTGTCTGTGACTGTTTGCTATTAACTTCTTATCTGTGTGATACACAATGGTTTCTCCTTCAGGATGTGTCTTGTATTCAACAGAACCATAAAACCACAGTTCTGTTACACCAGTAGTTCCTCTTTGATCTTTGTATGTGCAGTTAATCCTCACAGTTGATCCTTCTGGTGCACATAATGCCTTTGGCTCATAAATGGCtctctcatctgtaaaacacaaaaagagaaaTGAAGTCAGTGACTTTTGGTTCAGACACAGATGAAGACCTCGCTATTCTTTTCATATAAGCTTCAGTAAATGATTAAcactaaaaacataaaaacaacgtCATTGTGAAAGGGACAGCAGGGTCCTAGCACTGAGGTGACAGTCCTGTAGTTGTGCTCATTCTCCGCTGCTCTCACTCCTAAATGTCAGTCAGACgtttctctttcctttctcaTCTCTTGACTGTCCACCTCCATTCAACTCCTCTACTCATCTCTTATTTTAATGACTGCTATTGGAGGGGCTGCCTAAGGTGGTCTTTACAGTTTTCTCTTTTCTGTCTACAAATCAGGACTCCTAAAGCTGACCTctcattatatttcattttactttccattcatcaaacatcatcATCCATGTCGTCAGTTCATTAATTCAATTGCACTGCTGGTCTTCTCCTTTAACTTCTTTTTCTCTGAGACTGAAGATGAAGGACAACAAACAGTTAAGGACCCCACAGTTACACCAGTTTCACAAATTATCTTCATagctttttaattctttacatctCTCTTAGTCGTCCTGCACATCATCACATCAGCACAGGGCCACTGGAGAGTAAGGTGACACCTGATGGCTCTGTGGTCACTCAGCTTACACCCGATGGCTGACAGCCCTTTGTATTTCTTTGACTTTTCCTTCCACTTTTCACCAAAGTTAAATGGAAGAACTCGGGTTCAGCATGTCAAGTAAATTTAATGTCACCATGACAGAAACACGTGACAACTTCTGTCTAAACATGAGAGAcgagtcagaacttttctttcttttaaatttccattccagtgtgtgttcaaacCAAAGTCTGTGTaggtgtgtatttatttttatttatttatttacttacttatctactatttatgtatttatttatttaaagagcttctgtaaaaatccaaatttccacTTGGGGACAATTAAAagttctatctattgtcacaaacatgcgaataggagggagctgtatggagcaagtgaaggtaattccacgccaggccagggggtggcagggggcactaaaccttcttctgttgtctgtGCAGACCAAAAATGGGCAAACCTGCCTGAATCAACCCTGGAGACGTCACATCCGGTACAGGAGCCCAGAAACCCTTCACTTCTAATTCCCCTCATTAACTTCCTGTCTGGACATTTAAACCGCCATCTTCTTCAGCCATCCTCAGTTCTTGTTTGGACTCCAGCAGAGACACTTCAGTCTCAATTacaaaacccattgcagccataaataatatatgggtggctaccaCAAACCTTTTATAGTGTGTCGAATCTGATCTttacacactatctatctatctatctatctatctatctatctatctatctatctatctatctatctatctatctatctatctatctatctatctatctatctatctatctattatatagtgccttttacatatctatctatctatctatctatctatctatctatctatctatctatctatctatctatctatctatctatctatctatctatctattatcatgATTCCATTACAAACAACACAAGAATGTCATAAAGTATAACAGATGTTGTAAGCTGGGCAGTGAAATGTGACTAAGGCCTCCATAAGTAACCATAAGTGTTTCAGGACCTAAACTGGCCAGTGCAGAAGAGAGCAAAAATGTCGAAAAAAGATTTgcttaaaaatgtaatcacagcAAAGAAGTCCAAATACATAATCCAGCAACAATAATccaaaaacagagagagaaaaatgtttaaaaagccaGTGAATCCAACAAGACCAACAGCAATACTTCCAAACACAGCAAACCAACTCAAACTCTCACAGCGAGCCACCGGCTCATCTGCTGCTCAGGCCTCCAGATAAAGGCAGGGGGAGGAGCCAGCAGTAGTGACATCAGCGTGGCCCCGCCCAGTTTAGTAAAAGAGCTCACCATGACGACTCATCTTAATGTTCCCAATTTTCAAACTGATTGATGAT
This genomic window from Polypterus senegalus isolate Bchr_013 chromosome 12, ASM1683550v1, whole genome shotgun sequence contains:
- the LOC120540121 gene encoding B-cell receptor CD22-like — protein: MLLFIFLAAVSSAVDERAIYEPKALCAPEGSTVRINCTYKDQRGTTGVTELWFYGSVEYKTHPEGETIVYHTDKKLIANSHRQRVEFLGNKHTTCGIKISNVSREESGYYKFRYEEGWWIDSKWTDYKWTQLPGVKVTITGLKIKATPMTLKENEAVTLECQMNCSLTDRVFWFRKGQHLKETSQKLELQRASYEDHGSYWCQTGHVRSPSFLLNVFYAPRNVVITGHPTTGIEEGTSVTLNCTALANPPGRYTWVKENSGQVGSGDQLHISKFNASHAGSYHCEATNDYGTTNSTAVNLTVNENRNTSYALTAVLSLIILSGVSFGIFNFLRKRTQKTKQQKRETQGSKENVRDNVYEEVSAQKDKPVQPEEGQREEETLNYMTVQFKGNPDKKIQVKEQKKKAEEINGDVIYSSVFTK